From the genome of Adlercreutzia equolifaciens DSM 19450:
CATTGTCACGGGAAGATCCGCGCAAACACCCACACTGGCATTCGGCCCCCACGCGCTCTCCCGAAAAAGGAAGGTGACCCCATGGCCCTGCTCGCCGCCTACGCCGTGCCCCATCCGCCGCTCATCGTGCCCGCCGTCGGGCGCGGCCAGGAGACGGCCATCGCCGATACCATCGCCGCCTACCGCGAGGTCGCCCGACGCGTGGCCGCCCACCGGCCCGACCTTATCGTCATCACCTCGCCCCACGCGCCGCTCTACCGCGACGGGTTCTTCATCGCCGACACGCCGGAGGAAACTGGCTCGCTGGCCGCCTTCGGGCAGCCGGACGAGCGCGTGACGACCCGCACCGACCTTCCCTTCGCCAAGGACGTGGCCGCGCGCCTGCACCGCCGGGGCATTCCCTCGGCCGGTGCCCCGGCGTCCATGGCCGACATCGACCACGCCACCTTCGTGCCGCTCCATTTCTTGGAAGAGACCGTCGACCTGGGCTCGGTGGCCGTGGTGCGCATGGGGCTCTCGGGGCTTTCCGAGGCCGACCACCGCTTCCTGGGCCGGGCCATTGCCGAGGCCGCCCGCTCCTTGAACCGCCGCTGCGTGCTTGTCGCAAGCGGGGACATGTCCCACAAGCTGAAGGAGGACGGCCCCTACGGGTTCGCCCCGGAAGGACCCGAGTTCGACCGCATCGTGACCGAGCTTTTTGCCCATGGGAATTTGGAAGGCCTGTTCGGCCTGGACGCCGCCCTCTGCGATGGTGCCGCCGAGTGCGGGCTGCGCTCCTTCCAGATCATGGCCGGCGCCCTGGAGGCGACCGGCGAGCCTTTCGCTTCCGAGCTCTTAAGTTACGAGGGGCCCTTCGGCGTGGGCTACGCCGTGGCCGCCTTCGAAATCGAGGACGCGCCCGAGAGCACCGAAGAGGAAGCGGCGTCCGAAATCGTGCGGGAAGAGGATCGCGAGATCGGCGGCACCCCCGGCGGTTCGCCGGCCTGGCCGCCGCATCCCGGAGACGACCCGATTGTGGCCCTTGCCCGGGCGAGCGTGGAGTCCATCGTCGCGCAGGGCACCGTCTTCCCCCTTCCCGCCGACGCACCCGAGGAGCTGACCGGCCGGCGCGCCGGGGCCTTCGTGAGCCTGCACGAGCACGGGCAGCTGCGCGGCTGCATCGGCACCATCGCGCCGGTGCGCAAAAGCCTCGCCGAGGAGGTCATCAGAAACGGCGTGGCGGCGGCCACCGAGGACCCGCGCTTCGCCCCCGTGCGCCCCGAGGAGCTCCCCTTCCTCGACTATTCCGTGGACGTGCTCGGCGAGCCGAAGCCCGTTAGCAACCTGGAACAGCTCGACCCTGCGCGCTACGGCGTCATCGTGACCCGCGGACATCGCCGGGGCCTTCTGCTTCCCGATTTGGAAGGCGTCGACACCGTCTTCGACCAGATTGCCATCGCCAAGCAGAAAGCGGGCATCCGGCCGGATGAGCAGGTGCACCTCGAACGCTTCGAGGTCGTCCGCCACACCGCCGGCGGTAAGCCGCGGCGTTCCTAGATAGTCGCGAGGAAGGCTTCCCAGCCGCGGCGGCCGGCGGCATCGTCTTTGAAGACGCCCGTGGCCACGAGAATCTCGTAGAAGGCACGGCTGCATTCGTCCTTGATAGCAGGCAGTTCGGCTGCCAGGCGCGCGGGGAGGATGGCGCGGCCCATGATCTCGATGAGGCCGATGTTCTCCTTCTTAATGTGGAAGAGCCGCTCCGGCACGTGGAAAAGCCCGAAGGGGTGCTCCGGCGTCGTGCGGTTGTTGCGCAGTACGAGATCCATCACGTAGTCGTCGCCCTCGCGCCACAGGATGGGATTCGCCGTGTTGTGCTGTACGAAACGCGCGGGCGAGGCCAGGGCGCCTGAAGCGCTCACGGCGCCTTCGCGGCCGTCGTCCGGGACGAGCGAAAAGGCCCGAATATCGCATTCCTCGAAGCTGAAGGGACGCCAGGCATCCAGGACGCGGCAGGCCGCTTCAGCGAGAAGCCGCCGGTCGCAGCTGCGCAGTCGCACCACGGACGCGGGCCAGCGCACGATGCCGGCCTCCACGCCTTCCAAGCCTTCGATGGAAAACGCGCGCGCAATCGGCGCATTCATCAACGGGAAGCGGTGACCGCCACCTTGGAAATGGTCGTGCCCCAGAAGTGAACCGCCGACGATGGGCAGATCGGCGTTGGAACCGATGAACCACCGCGGGTAGGCGTCCGAGAAATCGAGCAGCCGCGCGATGGTGCCGTGATCGATGGCCATGGGGCGGTGCTCGCGCGACGCCACGATGAGGTGCTCGGGGAAGTAGCCGTAGGGAGAGAACCACCAGGCCCAGGGCTCGCCGCCGAGGGCGATTTCGGTCACGGGCGCGCCCGAGCGCCGCAGGTGCGCCGGGCCGTCTTCCCCCAACGCCTCCCAGCACAAGTCGCAGGACGTCGGGACAGAGGGAGCCCCTTCCCTCGCGTCGCCCTCCACCGTTGCCGCCGCAGCCTCGCCTTCCCCAGCGGGCGTCGCCTCAAGCGCCGCGCCACCGAGGGTTGCCCCCGCTGCAGCGGCGATATCCCACGGGTCCTTTTCGGGCTTGGCCAGGTTGATGGTGATCTCCAGCGGCCCCGCCGGAGAACTGTATGTCCAGAAAGGATTGCCGCGCTCGTCCACGGCATACTCCGAGGCACCTTCCACGCCTCTTGCGACTCCGCTCACGACAGCCGCCTCGCCAGCACGCCGGGGCCGCCCACGACCACCTCGCGACAGGCACGGTAGCCGAGCAGCTTGTCCATCGTCTCCGTGAAGTCGGCGACCTCGGCTCGGGGCACGAGTGCCAGCACCGAGCCGCCGAAGCCGCCGCCGTGGATGCGCCAGGCGCCCTCTTCGCTGAGCAGGTGCGCGCACAGCCCCTGGATGAGCATGGCCGGCTGGCGCTCCCCGGAGCCGGTATCGCGCGGGGACACGTTCTGCAAAAACTGGGCCGACGAGGCCCCCGACAGGCGCACGCACTTCAGAAACAGCGGGAAATCCCCCGCCTCCAGAGCCTCACGCTGCCGATCGACCCGGGCCACCTCGTCGAAGTAGTGCAGCGCCCGCATGGCGCGCCCGTCGCCCAGCGCCGCGCGAACATCCTGCAGGTTCGCGAGCAGCACGTCCGCGGTCGTGTCTCCCAGACGCGCGACGCCCAGGTGGTTGGCCACCATGCGCATGTCGGCGGGTACGGAGGCGAACTCCTCGGTGTGCACCGAGTGGACCTGGCGCGAATCGATGAGCACCACAGCGTAGCCGACGCCCGTCGCGTCGAAGGCAAGCGGCGTCACCCGGGGCACCGCCGACGCAAAATCGAGCAGCACCGTGCCGCCGCAGGCACTGGCCAGCTGGTCCTGAGCACCGCAGGGCTTGCCGAAGTAGCGCTGCTCGGCGGTAACGCCCGCCAGGGCCAGCGCCACGGGATTCAGGGGAACGAAGCAATCCCCCTCCCCTTCCGCAGCGTCCTGGCCCGGCGCCGGCGCTGGCACGCCCGCGAAGGGCCCGGGGCCGAACAGCCCCTCTAAAACGGCGCCCACCATCACTTCGAAGGCGGCCGAGGAGGACAGGCCGCAGCCGGCGGGCACTTCCGAGCAGGTGGCCAGGTCGAAACCGCGCAGCGCGCCGCCGGCCTCATCGTAAGCGGCCAGCATGCCGCGCAGAAGGGCGGCGGAGGACTGGGTCTCCACACCATGGGGTGCCCGCCAGTCCGCATCGTCCAAGTCGATCACATCGGTGCCGAAACCCTCCATGGCCACCCGCACCAGGCGTCCTCCGTTCTCGGCCGCCAGCCCCCACGTTCGCTCGCCGATGGCCGAGGAGATGACGCGGCCGCCCTGGTGGTCCACGTGGTTGCCCGCCACTTCCAGACGCCCCGGCGCCGAGGCGAACGCGAAAGAGCCCCGGTCCGCCACGGGCGCGAACCGGACGGCCGCGTCAGCGCTTCCATCGGCGCCTTCGTCGGGATTTCCGCCGGCGTCTCCTCCGGCGCCGTCGCCCGCCGACCCCGTCACGGGGAACACCTCGGCGAACCGCTCCCGCAGATGTGCCAACATGCGGTCGGCATCGGCATCACATCTCAGCGCTACCGCACTCATCGCCGTCCTCCTTCAGCTTGTTCACCCGCCGGTCGTAGGTAAGGATGCCGTTGCACTCCTCCTCCACGTCCGACAGCTGCGTGTATACATAGGCGGAAAGCCCCGCCCCCTCCAAAGCCGCCGCAGCGTCCAGCGTCCGATGCACCTCCGTGCGCCATTCGGCCGGCGTGTCGGTGGCCCCGTAGCCGTAGGTGCCCGCAAAGGCGCTGTGATCCGCCACGGCGTGAACCACCCCGCCGAATTCCGAAATCGCGAAGGCACGACCGCCCGCCAGCCGCGCGTAACCCGTCAGGTCGCGCCGGTCGCGGTAGACCGCAAGCGGACGGAAATAGTTGTGCACGCTCTGGAAGTCGCCCGCGCCCTGGTCATACCAGCCGCTCACGGCGTCGATGGGACGCGTCGGATCCAGCAGGTGAACCTCCTCGGCGCAGGCCAGGGCGTCGAACTGCCCCCAGCCCTCGTTGAACAGCACCCAGGTGACCACCGAGGGATGAGCGCGCAAGTGGGTCACCGTGCCGCGGCACTCCCGCAGCCATTGGCGCTGGTAGGCGTCGTCATCTGAACCGAGGCGCCGCTGATGGGATGCCGAGGTGTCCTCGTAGCCGTCCCAACTTCCGCGCCACAGCGTCGGCTTGTAGCTGGTTTCCCACCCGTCGTAAGCGCCGCCGCCCGACACCATGTCCTGCCACACCAGCATGCCGAGCCGATCGCAATGGTAGTACCAGCGGTCGGCCTCCACCTTCAAGTGCTTGCGCAGCATGTTGAAGCCGGCGTCCTTCATGGCCTGAATGTCGAAGGCGAGCGCCTCGTCGGAGGGAGCCGTCATGAGGCCGTCGGACCAGTAGCCCTGATCGAGCACCCCGCGCAGAAGCAGCGGCTCGCCGTTCAGGAAGAAGCGAAAGCGGCCGGCGCCGTCCGGAGCCACCTTCACCGTGCGGAAGGCGGTGTAGCTGCGCACCGCATCGGTGCCGAATCGCACGACGATATCGTAGAGGCACGGATCGTCGGGGCTCCAGCGGCGCACCTCGCCGAGATCGAGCCGCAAGCGCACGCGACGGGCCGGCCCCGCTTGCCCCGAGGATTCAACCCCCACCGGCACCGAGCCCTCTTCGGCGAAAGCGGCGCCGGCGCCCACCTGGCGGCCCGTCGGGTCGCAAACGTAGATGCGCACCAGGCCCGCGTCTCCGCTCACATCGACATCCGCCGTCAGAATGCCGGCATCGGCATCGGGATGCAGCGCCAGGGCCAGCACGCGGCGAGCGGGAACGACCTCCATCCACACCTGCTGCCAAATGCCGCTTTGGGCCGTGTACCAGATGCCGCCCGACTTGAGCCTCTGCTTGCCCCGCGGCTGGGTGCCCGCATCGCTCGGGTCGCGAACGCACAGGGCGACCACGAACTCCCGCGGCGGCGCCGGAGCCAAGTCGGCCGCCTCTTCGAGATCGGCCTTTCCCTCCCCGCAGGCGTCGCTTTTCGCGTCTCCGACACCTTCAACCGCCACGTCCCCAGTCACTGCTTCCACACCCTGGAAACGCGCTTCCGCACTCCCCTCGCCGGTCGTCTTCTCTGCCCGCAGCGCCTCGGTGATGTCGAAGGCAAACGGCAGATACCCGCCCTCGTGGGTGCCCACAACCTGGCCGTTCACGCAGCAGGCGCAGGCGAAGTCCACGGCCTCGAAATGCAGCAGGCAGCGCTCGCCCTCGCCCATGGCGGGGACGGGCACTCGGCGCACGTACCACAGGAGCTCGTCAGGCTGAAGCTGGCGACCCACCCCCGACAGCAGAGACTCGGGCGAGAAGGGCACGAGGATGCGCCCGTCGAACGCATCGGGCGGCCGCACGGTACGATGAGCTCCCATGGGAACGAAAGCGTAGTCCCACCAACCGTTGAGGGATATGAAGCGGTCGCGGGCGAATTGCGGGCGCGGGTGCTCGCCGCGCACGGTTTCCGGATCCAACGCCTCGCCCCAGCGCGTGAGCAGCGGACGGGCAGCGCCCGGATCGTGGTCGCGAGGCGCGCTCGCCAGCACTCGCTTGATGTCCATGGCCCCTCCTTCCCGCAATCGCGCACGGGCCCGCCGCTTACGCGGGCGGGCCCGTTACCTTACGAGTAAGATGATAGCCGATAGGCGGCGCGGCGCACAGATCGTAACCGATTCGCCATACCGCCGCGCAACGGCGGCGCGACGCAGGATCCGGCCGCGAAGAGCGCCAGAGCAGCTTGGCAAGATCGCCGACCTTCCAACCAGAAGCAGTGCGGAACCCCGAATTAGGCGAGCTCGCGGGCCTCCTCGGCCTGCTCGATGTTGAGCATGCGGGTGACGACGTCGATGAGCACCTCGTCCTCCACATCCGGATGCGAGCGCAGATAGCTCACCAGCCCCACGATGAGCACGTAGAACGTCTCGTACAGATGGTCGGACTGCTCGCCGTACTTCGTCTGCTCCACCATGGGGTGCGTCACCATGAACTCGGCGCCCTGGGCGGCGAAGCGATTGAGGAAATCCAGGTACAGCGCCGCATTCTCCTGGGTGGAAAGGGCCATGCGGAAGGTGTTCTTCTCGAACAGCACCATGCGCATGATCTTCACCATGGAGTGCAGCGATTCGTCGGTGGCCAGCGCCGTCTGGCTCTCGTGCCAGTGCTGCATGGCCTCCAGAAAATCGGTGATGTACTGGTCGAGCACGGCGCTCGTCACTTCTTCCTTGTTCTGGAAGTAGTGGTAGAACAGCGAGCGTGTCACGCCCACATGGTTGGTGATGTCCTGGATGGAGGTGCGGGCCAGGCCCTTCTCCTCGTACAGCTCGCGCGCGGCGACGACGATCTCCGCCGACCGCTTGGCCGTATCGTTGCTGCGGAGTACCTCGCGCGTCGCCACACCTCGGGTGCTCTTCTTGTTCGACTGCATGAGGGACCTCCTGTCTTTAAGCGCACCCAAGCGACCAACCCGCGAGAAGAAGGGTGCCAAAGGGAATGCTTGCTACCTGCGCAATCCGATGGAGCGTACCTTATAGCTTCCTCTAGCTTGTCGCTGTCGCGTCAGGTCTCTGTTACCTCCCTGTCATTATCTGGATACAGAGTGTTCAGATTCAAATCCAATGGTGAGTTTTTAGTCATCTAATGCGACTGCCTAACGATATGGTTAAGCTAGGGTATTCCACAATGACCCGTGTATCAGGGTGAAGTACAATGACCCAAATGGATTTTTCCCTCGTCAAAGGAGCCTTTTGTGGCCAAACGCATAATAACGGTTCTGCTCGCATTGCTCGGCGCGCTTCTGGCCGTGGCCCTTGTTTACGTCGCCTACGTCATGGTCACCTACAAGCGACTCCCCGACAATCTGGCGCTCACCGTGGACGCGCCTTTGGCTGCCGACGAGGCTGTGCCGGTCGTTTCCGCTGATGAGGAGTTCACCGTGGTGACAGCCAACCTCGGTTTCGGCGCTTACAACCGCGACTTCGACTTCTTCATGGACGGCGGCACAGGATCGGTGGCCGAAAGCCCGGAGGTGGTGCGCGAGGACATTCTCGGCTCGGCCGAGGCCATACGTGCGCTTTCGCCGGATTTCGTTCTCTTCCAAGAAGTGGACACAGACGGCACCCGCAGCCACCACATCGACGAGTACGAGCTTCTGCGCACCCAGTTCCCCAGCGACTGGTCGGTGTTCTGCCAGAACTACGACTCGGCCTTCCTCGCCTGGCCCCTCTACGCACCTCACGGCGCCAACCGCGCGGGGCTGGCCACGTTCTCGCGCCTGCCCGTGGGCGACCCGGTGCGCAAGAGCCTGCCCATTTCCGAAAGCTTCAGCAAGTTCCTCGACCTGGATCGCTGCTACTCCATCGTACGCGTGCCCACGGGCGACGCCGAGCTCGTGCTCTTCAACGTGCATCTGTCCGCCTACGGGGCCGACGCCTCCATCATGGCGGCCCAACGCGAGAAGCTCTACGAGGACATGACGGCCGAGCGGGCGGCGGGCAACTACGTCATCGCCGGCGGCGACTACAACCACGACATGATCGGCGTCTCCGGCGAGGTGTACGGCAACGCCGCCCAGGCCGTGGAAAGCTGGGCGAAGCCCTACGACTTCGATGGCGTGCCGGAGGGCTTCACGGTGGCCGCCAAGGCGAAGCTGGACGAGACGGGCACCGCCGCCTTCCCCGATGCCGCCACCTGCCGCGACGCCGGGCGCCCCTACGACGGCACCAACGACCGCTGGGTCATGGACACCTTCATCTACTCCGACAACGTGGAGTGCCTCGACTGCTCCACCGTGGACTTGGATTTCGCCTACTCCGACCACAACCCCGTCGCCATGAAGTTCAAGCTGCGGTAGCCTTCGCGCCATTCGCGCTACAATGAGGGGGATTGGAAAGGGAGGGCCGTGAAGGAACGCTTCGAAACATGGCTGGCGCCGCAGAACGACGAGCGCCGAGAGGTCGCGCCGCTGCGGCAGCTGGGATGGGCGTTTCTGCTCGCCTGGGTGTTCTGCGTGTTCTACACCAACGCCGCCGGCGTGCTGAGCGGGGACGAAATACCCGGCGGAGGCGGCGCTGCGGCTGGCGCGCCCTCCGGACCCTCTTCGATGGGCGCCGCGCTCTTCTACGCCGTGCTCCCCTTGGCCGCGTCGGTGGCGACCCTGGCGGCCATCGTGCTCGCCGAGCCGCGCATCGGCTCGCCCACAAGCCATCGCCCCCTCTTCGTCGTCGCCCCCGCCCTTACGGCCGCGAGCACTCCCTTCATGTTCGTCTCCGTCGCCGATCCAGGGCTGAACGCCCTGCTTTTCGGCATCGGCGCCGTGGCCACGGGCATCGGAAGCGCGCTTCTGTGGGCGATGTGGGGCGAGTACTACGCCGTCATCCCCCGCGATCGATCGGAATGGCTCGCGCCGGTTTCCGCGGTTTCCGCCGCCGTCATCGTGCTTCTGGTATCCGCCATGGATGGCTGGGTGCCCGTCGCCGTCGCCGCGGCGCTCCCGCTTTTGTCCGGCCTATGCTTCCATCTCGCGTGGACCCCAGAAGCCGCCCGCACCGAAGAGGCGCTCGCAACCGCGCATCGCTTCGCAACCGAGCGTCGCTCCCCTTTGGCGGGACTCGGGCGCACGGGGGTCGGCATCCTCGTCGTTTTCTCTATCGTGAGCATCGCGGGCATGATGAGCGCGGAGCGGGTGGAAGGCATCCCCCTTCAAGCCATCTTGCTGTTCAGCGCGCTCATGATGGCCGTGGTAGCGGCCATGGCCGTATCGGGACCGCGCCGCATATCCCTGTTCTTCCTCTACCGCTGGATATGCCCCACCCTGGTCATCGGATTTGCGGCCATCATCCTGTTCGGGCAGGCCGGCGCCCTTGTTGCCGTGGCCGCATCGCTTGGAGGCCGTTTCACCTTCTGCCTGATCGCCCAGATCTACTTCGCCAACTACGCTGCCGCCGGCCGCGCGACCCCCGCCCAGGCCTCCAGCTTGGGGTGGCTGTTCGTGCATGCGGGCGACCTTCTGGGCCTCGTTTTGTGGATCGTTCTCGAACCGCTGATGTTGGCACAGCCGGCGGGGCTCACCGCGGTGAGCGTGGGGTGCATCGTCGTTCTCGTGACGGTCACCATGGCCGTCATGGGCGAGACCTCCACATTCCTGCGCATCCCCGAGCACAGGGCAGCGACCCCGGCGAAGGAGAGCACCGGCGCAAAGCCATCAGGTGCGACGATTGCCGGCATGAAAACCCGCACCTCCTGCGCTCCCGAGGGCACCTCGGCCGAGATCGCCGCATCCGGGGTCGACTCTCCGATAGAGGCTCCGACAGCCCAAGAAGCTACGTCCGAATCAGGCGCACCGCAGCTGGACGCGCGGCAGGCAGCTACCCCGCCGATCGACGCCGACGCGCCCGGCGAGGCGCACGGCGCGGCGCGCATCGACGAGATCGCCCGAGAGGCCGGTCTCACGCCTCGTGAGGCAGAGGTGTTCGCGCTGCTCGCCCAGGGCCGCTCCATCCCCTACATCCGCGATGAGCTCATCATCAGCCGCGAGACAGCGGCCACCCACGCCAAGCATATCTACGCGAAACTGGGCGTCCACTCCCGCCAAGAACTCATCGACCTCGTGCGGCGATAACGAGCTCATCCTAGCGACTCTATAGCCACAGCCCCTATCGTCGCAACATGAACTCCAATGAGCCCCAAACACTCTGAAATGTGCAAAATGGCACACTTCTCGTAGTCTTCGAGTCCGTCAACTGTTACACGGACGCTCTTCACCTGGGAAAATGCCACCACCTTTCCCTGAGCAGAGACCTGACGCATAAATACAGCTACGAGAAGTGCCCCATTTTGCACAAACCGCTGCACCCGTTCCATAAAAACGGGCTCCCCCGAAGGGGAGCCCTGAGATCGCCTGCTGAAGGGAGGGTTGGCAGGCTCGGGAAAAGCGAGCGGTCGCCCTATTCCACACCCAAGGCGTGCTTGGCGGCGATGCGGGCGAAGGTGGCCGTGCGGCCAGCGTTGATGCCCGTGAAGTTGCTCGGGTAGTTGTGCGGATAGAAGCCGCCCTGGTCGTTGCCGCAAACGTACAGGCCCTCGATGGGCGTGCCGTCGTTCTTGAGCGGACGCGAGTTCACGTCGGTGATGACGCCGTGAATGGTCACCAGCAGCTCGCCGCCAATGCGCGCCGC
Proteins encoded in this window:
- the amrA gene encoding AmmeMemoRadiSam system protein A, whose product is MALLAAYAVPHPPLIVPAVGRGQETAIADTIAAYREVARRVAAHRPDLIVITSPHAPLYRDGFFIADTPEETGSLAAFGQPDERVTTRTDLPFAKDVAARLHRRGIPSAGAPASMADIDHATFVPLHFLEETVDLGSVAVVRMGLSGLSEADHRFLGRAIAEAARSLNRRCVLVASGDMSHKLKEDGPYGFAPEGPEFDRIVTELFAHGNLEGLFGLDAALCDGAAECGLRSFQIMAGALEATGEPFASELLSYEGPFGVGYAVAAFEIEDAPESTEEEAASEIVREEDREIGGTPGGSPAWPPHPGDDPIVALARASVESIVAQGTVFPLPADAPEELTGRRAGAFVSLHEHGQLRGCIGTIAPVRKSLAEEVIRNGVAAATEDPRFAPVRPEELPFLDYSVDVLGEPKPVSNLEQLDPARYGVIVTRGHRRGLLLPDLEGVDTVFDQIAIAKQKAGIRPDEQVHLERFEVVRHTAGGKPRRS
- a CDS encoding UDP-glucose--hexose-1-phosphate uridylyltransferase, with protein sequence MSGVARGVEGASEYAVDERGNPFWTYSSPAGPLEITINLAKPEKDPWDIAAAAGATLGGAALEATPAGEGEAAAATVEGDAREGAPSVPTSCDLCWEALGEDGPAHLRRSGAPVTEIALGGEPWAWWFSPYGYFPEHLIVASREHRPMAIDHGTIARLLDFSDAYPRWFIGSNADLPIVGGSLLGHDHFQGGGHRFPLMNAPIARAFSIEGLEGVEAGIVRWPASVVRLRSCDRRLLAEAACRVLDAWRPFSFEECDIRAFSLVPDDGREGAVSASGALASPARFVQHNTANPILWREGDDYVMDLVLRNNRTTPEHPFGLFHVPERLFHIKKENIGLIEIMGRAILPARLAAELPAIKDECSRAFYEILVATGVFKDDAAGRRGWEAFLATI
- a CDS encoding galactokinase yields the protein MSAVALRCDADADRMLAHLRERFAEVFPVTGSAGDGAGGDAGGNPDEGADGSADAAVRFAPVADRGSFAFASAPGRLEVAGNHVDHQGGRVISSAIGERTWGLAAENGGRLVRVAMEGFGTDVIDLDDADWRAPHGVETQSSAALLRGMLAAYDEAGGALRGFDLATCSEVPAGCGLSSSAAFEVMVGAVLEGLFGPGPFAGVPAPAPGQDAAEGEGDCFVPLNPVALALAGVTAEQRYFGKPCGAQDQLASACGGTVLLDFASAVPRVTPLAFDATGVGYAVVLIDSRQVHSVHTEEFASVPADMRMVANHLGVARLGDTTADVLLANLQDVRAALGDGRAMRALHYFDEVARVDRQREALEAGDFPLFLKCVRLSGASSAQFLQNVSPRDTGSGERQPAMLIQGLCAHLLSEEGAWRIHGGGFGGSVLALVPRAEVADFTETMDKLLGYRACREVVVGGPGVLARRLS
- a CDS encoding glycoside hydrolase family 2 protein, which encodes MDIKRVLASAPRDHDPGAARPLLTRWGEALDPETVRGEHPRPQFARDRFISLNGWWDYAFVPMGAHRTVRPPDAFDGRILVPFSPESLLSGVGRQLQPDELLWYVRRVPVPAMGEGERCLLHFEAVDFACACCVNGQVVGTHEGGYLPFAFDITEALRAEKTTGEGSAEARFQGVEAVTGDVAVEGVGDAKSDACGEGKADLEEAADLAPAPPREFVVALCVRDPSDAGTQPRGKQRLKSGGIWYTAQSGIWQQVWMEVVPARRVLALALHPDADAGILTADVDVSGDAGLVRIYVCDPTGRQVGAGAAFAEEGSVPVGVESSGQAGPARRVRLRLDLGEVRRWSPDDPCLYDIVVRFGTDAVRSYTAFRTVKVAPDGAGRFRFFLNGEPLLLRGVLDQGYWSDGLMTAPSDEALAFDIQAMKDAGFNMLRKHLKVEADRWYYHCDRLGMLVWQDMVSGGGAYDGWETSYKPTLWRGSWDGYEDTSASHQRRLGSDDDAYQRQWLRECRGTVTHLRAHPSVVTWVLFNEGWGQFDALACAEEVHLLDPTRPIDAVSGWYDQGAGDFQSVHNYFRPLAVYRDRRDLTGYARLAGGRAFAISEFGGVVHAVADHSAFAGTYGYGATDTPAEWRTEVHRTLDAAAALEGAGLSAYVYTQLSDVEEECNGILTYDRRVNKLKEDGDECGSAEM
- a CDS encoding TetR/AcrR family transcriptional regulator — encoded protein: MQSNKKSTRGVATREVLRSNDTAKRSAEIVVAARELYEEKGLARTSIQDITNHVGVTRSLFYHYFQNKEEVTSAVLDQYITDFLEAMQHWHESQTALATDESLHSMVKIMRMVLFEKNTFRMALSTQENAALYLDFLNRFAAQGAEFMVTHPMVEQTKYGEQSDHLYETFYVLIVGLVSYLRSHPDVEDEVLIDVVTRMLNIEQAEEARELA
- a CDS encoding endonuclease/exonuclease/phosphatase family protein, with product MAKRIITVLLALLGALLAVALVYVAYVMVTYKRLPDNLALTVDAPLAADEAVPVVSADEEFTVVTANLGFGAYNRDFDFFMDGGTGSVAESPEVVREDILGSAEAIRALSPDFVLFQEVDTDGTRSHHIDEYELLRTQFPSDWSVFCQNYDSAFLAWPLYAPHGANRAGLATFSRLPVGDPVRKSLPISESFSKFLDLDRCYSIVRVPTGDAELVLFNVHLSAYGADASIMAAQREKLYEDMTAERAAGNYVIAGGDYNHDMIGVSGEVYGNAAQAVESWAKPYDFDGVPEGFTVAAKAKLDETGTAAFPDAATCRDAGRPYDGTNDRWVMDTFIYSDNVECLDCSTVDLDFAYSDHNPVAMKFKLR
- a CDS encoding response regulator transcription factor, producing MKERFETWLAPQNDERREVAPLRQLGWAFLLAWVFCVFYTNAAGVLSGDEIPGGGGAAAGAPSGPSSMGAALFYAVLPLAASVATLAAIVLAEPRIGSPTSHRPLFVVAPALTAASTPFMFVSVADPGLNALLFGIGAVATGIGSALLWAMWGEYYAVIPRDRSEWLAPVSAVSAAVIVLLVSAMDGWVPVAVAAALPLLSGLCFHLAWTPEAARTEEALATAHRFATERRSPLAGLGRTGVGILVVFSIVSIAGMMSAERVEGIPLQAILLFSALMMAVVAAMAVSGPRRISLFFLYRWICPTLVIGFAAIILFGQAGALVAVAASLGGRFTFCLIAQIYFANYAAAGRATPAQASSLGWLFVHAGDLLGLVLWIVLEPLMLAQPAGLTAVSVGCIVVLVTVTMAVMGETSTFLRIPEHRAATPAKESTGAKPSGATIAGMKTRTSCAPEGTSAEIAASGVDSPIEAPTAQEATSESGAPQLDARQAATPPIDADAPGEAHGAARIDEIAREAGLTPREAEVFALLAQGRSIPYIRDELIISRETAATHAKHIYAKLGVHSRQELIDLVRR